A stretch of Natronospira bacteriovora DNA encodes these proteins:
- a CDS encoding SseB family protein, whose protein sequence is MAENENAANEQDFEIKSELEFLLQAGREGKISLATLFQALLRSHVYMVLDSQVNEGDNLGSVQSLMVENDQGEQLLTIFTGRERCESFVGKHPGYDHPTQFPAPLLIDNMRDDMGLVINPGLAVGIQITAEGMRGLRRDFGPPVLKNIPAPMEGGQGGNA, encoded by the coding sequence ATGGCAGAGAATGAAAACGCGGCGAATGAGCAGGATTTCGAGATAAAGAGTGAGCTGGAATTCCTGTTGCAGGCGGGCCGGGAAGGCAAGATCTCACTGGCCACGCTGTTTCAGGCACTGTTGCGTTCCCATGTCTACATGGTGCTGGACTCGCAAGTGAACGAAGGCGACAACCTCGGCAGCGTGCAGAGCCTGATGGTTGAGAATGATCAGGGTGAGCAGTTGTTGACGATTTTCACCGGCCGCGAGCGCTGTGAGTCCTTTGTTGGCAAGCACCCGGGTTACGATCATCCCACCCAGTTCCCGGCACCGCTTCTCATCGACAACATGCGTGACGACATGGGCCTTGTCATCAACCCCGGGCTTGCCGTGGGTATTCAGATCACCGCGGAAGGGATGCGTGGTCTGCGTCGGGATTTCGGTCCGCCGGTTCTCAAGAACATCCCGGCTCCGATGGAAGGTGGTCAGGGCGGCAATGCCTGA
- a CDS encoding HesA/MoeB/ThiF family protein yields the protein MNDTRYARHHALPGFGPDAQALLARSRVLVIGVGGLGCASAAYLTAAGVGELMLADFDTVDEANLQRQILFGDAELGRRKVEAAAERLHALNGQARIRCLDRRLDEPALRAAAEEADVIVDGSDNFPTRFNSNRASLATRTPLVSGSAIRWQGQLAVFDPVRPASGCYACLFDELAPDEDMGDCARNGVLSPLVGVIGSMQAVETIKLLTHCGDSVGGRLLRYDALSGRWQESRFARDPECTACGDCS from the coding sequence ATGAACGACACACGATATGCCCGACATCACGCCCTCCCCGGCTTCGGACCGGATGCGCAGGCCTTGCTGGCACGTAGCCGGGTCCTCGTCATTGGTGTCGGCGGCCTCGGCTGTGCCAGCGCCGCCTACCTGACGGCGGCCGGTGTGGGTGAACTGATGCTGGCCGATTTCGATACCGTGGACGAGGCCAATCTGCAGCGCCAGATCCTGTTCGGTGATGCCGAGCTGGGGCGGCGCAAGGTGGAGGCTGCCGCCGAGCGTCTGCATGCCCTCAATGGGCAGGCCCGCATTCGCTGCCTGGATCGGCGCCTGGACGAGCCAGCACTGCGGGCGGCGGCCGAAGAGGCTGATGTGATCGTCGACGGCAGCGACAACTTCCCCACCCGCTTCAATAGCAATCGCGCCTCCCTGGCCACGCGGACTCCGCTGGTATCAGGCTCTGCCATACGCTGGCAGGGCCAGCTGGCCGTATTCGACCCCGTACGACCGGCTTCCGGCTGCTACGCCTGCCTGTTCGACGAATTGGCACCGGATGAGGACATGGGGGATTGCGCCCGCAATGGTGTATTGTCGCCGCTGGTGGGTGTCATCGGCAGCATGCAGGCCGTGGAAACCATTAAATTGCTTACCCATTGCGGCGATTCTGTTGGCGGGCGACTGTTACGCTATGATGCCCTGAGCGGGCGCTGGCAGGAGAGCCGATTCGCCCGAGACCCGGAATGCACGGCCTGTGGAGATTGTTCATGA
- a CDS encoding YiiD C-terminal domain-containing protein, producing the protein MSNEADAPEDCLAALEASDSPEALQRYLLDCIPLLQHMEVSVNTVQRDGVTLKAPLAPNSNHIGTAFGGSLHGLGTLAAWGLLWVLLRDQPDVHLVIRDSRMRYLEPAEGELTARCPTPNMGLITQFLRGIARRSKSAIELHSTVEANGRVCAEFGGVFVAIRRK; encoded by the coding sequence ATGAGCAATGAAGCCGATGCGCCTGAGGATTGTCTCGCCGCCCTGGAAGCCTCCGACAGCCCCGAGGCGCTCCAGCGCTACCTGCTTGACTGCATCCCCCTGCTGCAACACATGGAAGTCTCCGTAAATACCGTCCAGCGGGATGGCGTCACCCTGAAGGCACCGCTGGCACCCAACAGCAATCACATCGGAACCGCCTTTGGCGGCAGCCTCCACGGTCTGGGGACACTGGCGGCCTGGGGCCTGCTCTGGGTTCTGCTGAGGGACCAGCCCGATGTTCACCTGGTTATCCGCGACAGCCGCATGCGCTACCTGGAACCGGCCGAGGGGGAACTTACCGCACGCTGCCCTACCCCCAACATGGGCCTGATCACCCAGTTTCTGCGAGGCATCGCCCGTCGCAGCAAATCCGCCATCGAACTCCACAGCACGGTTGAAGCCAATGGCCGCGTCTGTGCCGAATTCGGCGGTGTTTTTGTCGCCATCCGACGGAAATAA
- the prmC gene encoding peptide chain release factor N(5)-glutamine methyltransferase — protein MKEAESQNPSAGALLALAENALEGIVDDARREARLLLRLASGVADTVLLAFPERTFPLETVSHFQAMLLRRQAGEPLAHITGEREFWSLPLSVTADTLIPRPDTELLVSSVLECLPGHEQRLVDLGTGSGAIALALASERPQWQVSAIDRSEAALAVARRNGHRLGLNVEWLQGDWLAPVAGRRFHLIVSNPPYIPDQDPHLGRGDVRFEPREALAAGHDGLDAIRRIAQDSPACLEPGGFLLFEHGHDQGAAVRRLLHAAGFQGVRTRRDLAGHERVTLGQR, from the coding sequence ATGAAGGAAGCGGAATCGCAGAATCCCTCGGCCGGCGCATTGCTGGCATTGGCCGAAAACGCCCTGGAGGGCATCGTGGACGATGCCCGACGGGAGGCCCGATTGTTGCTGCGCCTGGCCAGCGGGGTGGCGGACACGGTTTTGCTGGCCTTTCCCGAAAGAACCTTTCCCCTTGAGACCGTTTCGCATTTTCAGGCCATGCTGCTCAGGCGTCAGGCGGGCGAACCACTGGCCCATATCACCGGTGAGCGTGAGTTCTGGAGCCTGCCCCTGAGCGTCACCGCCGATACCCTGATTCCACGCCCCGACACCGAACTGCTGGTTTCAAGCGTTCTGGAGTGCCTGCCCGGCCACGAACAGCGGCTTGTCGATCTGGGCACGGGCAGCGGTGCCATTGCCCTCGCCTTGGCCAGTGAACGGCCGCAGTGGCAGGTCAGCGCCATCGACCGCAGCGAGGCCGCCCTGGCCGTGGCGCGGCGCAACGGCCATCGTCTCGGGCTGAACGTGGAGTGGCTGCAAGGCGACTGGCTTGCGCCGGTGGCCGGGCGCCGTTTTCACCTGATCGTGTCCAACCCGCCCTACATCCCGGATCAGGATCCCCACCTGGGCCGCGGGGATGTCCGTTTTGAACCCCGGGAGGCGCTGGCGGCCGGGCACGATGGACTGGATGCTATCCGTCGCATCGCCCAGGACAGTCCCGCCTGTCTCGAGCCCGGGGGCTTTCTGCTGTTTGAACATGGTCACGACCAGGGTGCAGCCGTTCGCCGGCTCCTGCACGCTGCCGGCTTCCAGGGGGTGCGGACACGCCGCGACCTGGCGGGCCACGAGCGGGTCACTCTTGGCCAACGCTGA
- the hslO gene encoding Hsp33 family molecular chaperone HslO, with the protein MSESGKQADSLHRFLFEEAPVRGELVHLDSSWQAALEHSDYPAPVRSLLGQAMAAASLLASTLKFEGAMTLQVQGDGPVSLMVVQCSSELVIRGTAQVQSEVASTAGFRELLGEGTMAITIEQQGQSERYQGIVPMEGDDLATCLEAYFDRSEQLPTRLWLTADSDAASGLLLQLVPGEDEGGEGWNRVITLADTVKGEELRVLPARQLLHRLYHEENLRLFEARPVSFRCTCSREKIVDVLRRLGQEEIEEVLEEQGQVQVACEFCGRHYYFDRVDAAALFIDASSGQSTTRH; encoded by the coding sequence ATGAGTGAATCTGGAAAACAGGCGGACAGTCTTCATCGCTTCCTGTTCGAGGAGGCCCCCGTGCGCGGGGAACTGGTGCATCTGGACAGTAGCTGGCAAGCGGCGCTGGAACATTCGGATTATCCGGCGCCGGTGCGATCGTTGCTTGGCCAGGCCATGGCGGCGGCCAGCCTGTTGGCGTCCACTCTGAAGTTCGAGGGTGCCATGACTCTCCAGGTTCAGGGGGATGGGCCGGTCAGCCTGATGGTGGTTCAGTGCAGCAGCGAGCTGGTGATTCGGGGTACGGCTCAGGTTCAGTCAGAAGTGGCCTCCACGGCCGGCTTTCGCGAGTTGCTGGGCGAGGGCACCATGGCCATCACCATCGAGCAGCAAGGTCAGTCCGAGCGGTATCAGGGAATCGTGCCCATGGAAGGGGATGATCTCGCCACCTGCCTGGAGGCCTATTTCGATCGCTCCGAACAATTGCCCACCCGACTCTGGCTGACAGCGGATAGCGACGCGGCTTCCGGATTGTTGCTTCAGCTTGTTCCCGGAGAAGATGAGGGTGGCGAAGGCTGGAACCGGGTCATCACGCTGGCGGATACGGTCAAGGGCGAGGAGCTTCGGGTGCTGCCGGCCAGACAGCTTCTCCATCGCCTGTATCACGAAGAAAACCTGCGTCTATTCGAAGCCAGGCCGGTCAGCTTTCGCTGTACCTGCTCCCGTGAAAAGATCGTCGATGTCCTGCGCCGCCTCGGACAGGAAGAGATCGAGGAAGTGCTTGAAGAGCAGGGGCAGGTGCAAGTGGCCTGCGAATTCTGTGGCCGGCATTACTACTTCGATCGTGTGGATGCCGCGGCACTATTTATCGATGCCAGTTCAGGACAGAGCACGACCCGCCACTAA
- the gatA gene encoding Asp-tRNA(Asn)/Glu-tRNA(Gln) amidotransferase subunit GatA, protein MHDKTLSELAAGLKAGDFSSEELTRHYLDRIEKMDGDFNAFITPTPEQALAQAREADQRIATGNAGPLTGLPLAHKDIFCTRGVKTSCGSRMLDNFVSPYDATVVERLAAAGVVMLGKTNMDEFAMGSSNETSYYGPVKNPWDRSKVPGGSSGGSAAAVAARMAPAATGTDTGGSIRQPAALTGLTGFKPTYGRVSRYGMIAFASSLDQAGTLTLSAEDAALLTQVMAGFDERDSTSAQEDVPDYMAALGADLKGLKVGVPSEFFDDGLEAETRKAVEDALDVYRRMGAEIREVHLPNLGLSVPTYYVVAPAECSSNLSRFDGVRFGYRCEDPRDLLDLYERSRGEGFGPEVKRRIMTGTYVLSAGYYDAYYLQAQKTRKLIRDDFMRCLEDVDVLMGPTTPTPAFGVGEKTDDPITMYLNDIYTIAVNLAGLPAVSVPAGFAGGLPVGLQIIGKFFDEGRLLNVAHQFQQQTDWHRRMPEGI, encoded by the coding sequence ATGCATGACAAGACCCTGTCAGAACTGGCGGCCGGCCTGAAGGCCGGGGATTTCTCCAGTGAGGAGCTGACCCGCCACTACCTCGACCGTATCGAGAAGATGGATGGCGACTTCAACGCCTTCATCACGCCCACGCCCGAGCAGGCCCTTGCCCAGGCCCGCGAGGCCGATCAGCGCATTGCCACCGGCAATGCGGGGCCGTTGACCGGCCTGCCGCTGGCTCACAAGGATATTTTCTGCACGCGGGGGGTGAAGACCAGTTGCGGCTCGAGAATGCTGGACAACTTTGTTTCTCCCTATGACGCCACCGTGGTTGAACGTCTGGCCGCCGCCGGCGTGGTCATGCTGGGCAAGACCAATATGGACGAGTTCGCCATGGGCTCGTCCAATGAAACCAGTTACTACGGCCCGGTGAAGAACCCCTGGGATCGCAGCAAGGTGCCGGGCGGTTCCTCCGGTGGTTCGGCCGCCGCCGTGGCGGCACGCATGGCTCCGGCCGCAACCGGTACCGACACCGGTGGTTCCATCCGCCAGCCGGCGGCCCTGACCGGTCTGACCGGTTTCAAGCCCACTTACGGGCGGGTCTCCCGCTACGGCATGATCGCATTTGCCTCCAGTCTCGATCAGGCCGGTACGCTGACCCTGAGTGCGGAAGACGCTGCATTGCTGACTCAGGTGATGGCCGGCTTCGACGAGCGGGATTCCACCAGTGCCCAGGAAGACGTGCCGGACTACATGGCGGCCCTGGGGGCGGACCTCAAGGGGCTCAAGGTGGGCGTGCCGAGCGAGTTCTTTGACGATGGCCTGGAAGCCGAGACCCGCAAGGCTGTCGAGGATGCCCTGGATGTCTATCGCCGGATGGGTGCCGAAATACGGGAAGTGCACCTGCCGAACCTGGGTCTGTCCGTTCCCACCTATTATGTGGTGGCGCCGGCGGAATGCTCGTCCAACCTGTCCCGATTCGATGGTGTGCGCTTTGGTTATCGCTGCGAAGATCCCAGGGATCTGCTGGACCTCTACGAGCGTTCCCGTGGCGAGGGCTTCGGCCCGGAAGTCAAACGCCGCATCATGACCGGTACCTATGTTCTGTCCGCCGGCTATTACGATGCCTACTATCTGCAGGCCCAGAAGACGCGAAAGTTGATTCGCGACGACTTCATGCGTTGCCTGGAAGACGTGGATGTGCTGATGGGCCCGACCACGCCGACCCCGGCCTTCGGTGTTGGCGAGAAGACGGATGACCCGATCACCATGTATCTCAATGATATCTACACCATTGCGGTGAACCTGGCCGGTCTGCCGGCCGTGTCCGTGCCGGCCGGATTTGCCGGCGGGCTGCCGGTGGGCCTGCAGATCATTGGCAAGTTCTTCGATGAAGGGCGTCTGCTGAATGTGGCGCACCAGTTCCAGCAGCAGACGGACTGGCACCGGCGGATGCCGGAGGGGATTTGA
- a CDS encoding cystathionine gamma-synthase, with amino-acid sequence MSEKKQYGLATRGIHAGQQPDPSTGAIMTPIYATSTYVQSSPGEHQGYEYSRTQNPTRAAYEACVASLEEGSRGFAFASGMAATGTLLELLDSGSHVICMDDLYGGTYRLFENVRKRSAGLDFSFVDMRDPAAVEAAIRPETRMIWVESPTNPVLKLVDMEAVAAIGRKHGILTVADNTFATPYVQQPLKQGFDIVMHSATKYLNGHSDMVGGVVVIGDNDELAERVAYLQNSVGAVSGPFDSFLAMRGLKTLALRMERHCQSALELARWLEARPEVEKVAYPGLESHPQHELARRQMKAFGGMITIWLKGGLDEARTFLENTELFALAESLGGVESLIEHPAIMTHASVPKANREKLGISDTLIRLSVGIEDLDDLKADLERALSAIK; translated from the coding sequence ATGAGCGAAAAGAAGCAGTACGGCCTGGCAACCCGGGGCATTCACGCCGGTCAGCAGCCGGATCCCAGCACCGGTGCCATCATGACCCCGATCTACGCCACTTCGACCTATGTGCAGTCGAGCCCGGGCGAACATCAGGGCTACGAGTATTCGCGTACCCAGAACCCCACGCGTGCCGCCTATGAGGCCTGCGTGGCCTCCCTGGAAGAAGGCAGCCGCGGTTTCGCCTTTGCCTCCGGCATGGCGGCCACCGGGACGCTGCTGGAGCTGCTCGACAGTGGCAGCCATGTGATCTGCATGGACGATCTCTATGGTGGCACCTACCGCCTGTTCGAGAACGTGCGCAAACGTTCCGCCGGACTGGATTTCAGTTTTGTGGACATGCGCGATCCGGCGGCGGTGGAAGCGGCCATTCGCCCGGAGACCCGCATGATCTGGGTGGAGTCCCCCACCAACCCGGTGCTCAAGCTGGTGGACATGGAAGCCGTGGCCGCCATCGGTCGCAAGCACGGCATTCTGACCGTGGCCGATAACACCTTTGCCACGCCCTATGTCCAGCAACCCCTTAAGCAGGGTTTCGACATCGTCATGCATTCAGCCACCAAATACCTCAACGGCCATTCCGACATGGTAGGTGGCGTTGTCGTGATCGGGGACAATGACGAGCTTGCCGAACGTGTGGCCTATCTACAGAACTCCGTGGGCGCGGTGAGTGGCCCCTTTGACAGCTTCCTGGCCATGCGGGGCCTGAAGACACTGGCGCTGCGCATGGAGCGTCATTGCCAGAGTGCCCTGGAGCTGGCGCGCTGGCTGGAGGCGCGGCCCGAGGTCGAGAAGGTGGCCTATCCAGGTCTGGAGAGTCATCCTCAGCATGAGCTGGCCAGGCGCCAGATGAAGGCCTTCGGCGGCATGATCACCATCTGGCTCAAGGGCGGGCTGGATGAAGCACGTACTTTCCTGGAGAACACCGAGCTGTTTGCCCTGGCCGAGAGTCTGGGGGGGGTGGAAAGTCTGATCGAGCATCCAGCCATCATGACCCATGCCTCGGTTCCGAAGGCCAATCGCGAGAAGCTGGGTATCAGTGACACGCTGATCCGGCTGTCGGTCGGGATCGAAGACCTGGATGACCTCAAGGCTGACCTGGAGCGGGCACTGTCCGCCATCAAGTGA
- a CDS encoding pyridoxal-phosphate dependent enzyme, with amino-acid sequence MQIYRNALEMIGRTPMLELTRLDTGPCRLFTKLELNNPAHSVKDRIALTMIEEAEKRGDLKPGDTIVEGTAGNTGLGLALVARQKGYPLVLIIPDKMSPEKIASCRAMGAEVILTRSDVQKGHPEYYQDLALRIAEERNAYFINQFGNPDNALAHERTTAPEIHEQLNGKVDAVVIGVGSSGTVTGLGRWFREHAPDVELIVADPEGSVLTRYINEGVLGEAGSWLVEGIGEDFIPEVCDLSFVRKAYAIPDREAFLTARELLAVEGIMAGSSSGTLLAAALRYCREQTEPKNVVTLACDTGNRYISRLYNDFWMWEQGFIEREEYGDLRDLISRPHEDRATVAVSRQDTVATAHKRMRDNGFSQLPVVEEDRLMGGVNEGDLIRGVRESEQGFERPVGEVMNRNFPSVSVDLPMIQLAERLEIDTALAVVRDSHFLGMVTRSDLLGYLRRGKQIEQ; translated from the coding sequence ATGCAGATTTACCGCAATGCCCTGGAGATGATCGGGCGCACACCCATGCTGGAACTGACCCGGCTGGATACAGGCCCCTGTCGCCTGTTCACCAAGCTGGAGCTGAACAATCCGGCCCACTCGGTCAAGGATCGCATCGCCCTGACCATGATCGAAGAGGCGGAGAAGCGCGGGGATCTCAAGCCCGGTGACACCATTGTCGAGGGCACGGCCGGCAATACCGGCCTGGGTCTGGCTCTGGTGGCCCGCCAGAAGGGCTATCCCCTGGTGCTCATCATTCCGGACAAGATGAGCCCGGAGAAGATCGCCAGCTGCCGGGCCATGGGTGCCGAGGTGATTCTGACGCGCTCGGACGTGCAGAAGGGGCATCCGGAGTATTACCAGGACCTGGCCCTGCGCATTGCCGAGGAGCGCAATGCCTATTTCATCAACCAGTTCGGCAATCCGGACAATGCCCTGGCCCATGAACGCACCACGGCCCCGGAAATCCACGAGCAGCTGAATGGCAAGGTGGATGCGGTAGTGATCGGGGTGGGCAGCAGTGGCACGGTCACCGGTCTGGGTCGCTGGTTTCGCGAGCATGCACCCGATGTGGAGCTGATTGTCGCCGACCCGGAGGGTTCGGTGCTGACCCGCTACATCAATGAAGGTGTGCTCGGCGAGGCCGGTTCCTGGCTGGTGGAAGGTATCGGCGAGGATTTCATTCCCGAGGTCTGTGATCTGAGCTTTGTCAGGAAAGCGTATGCCATTCCGGATCGGGAAGCCTTTCTGACCGCCCGGGAGCTGCTGGCCGTGGAAGGCATCATGGCCGGATCCTCCTCGGGCACCCTCCTGGCGGCCGCCCTTCGATACTGCCGGGAGCAGACCGAGCCAAAGAACGTGGTGACCCTGGCCTGTGATACCGGCAATCGTTATATCTCCCGCCTGTACAACGATTTCTGGATGTGGGAGCAGGGCTTCATCGAGCGCGAGGAATACGGCGATCTGCGCGATCTCATCAGCCGCCCCCACGAGGATCGGGCCACCGTGGCCGTTTCTCGCCAGGATACCGTGGCCACCGCCCACAAGCGCATGCGGGACAACGGCTTTTCCCAGTTGCCGGTGGTCGAGGAAGATCGCCTCATGGGGGGCGTCAATGAGGGCGACCTGATCCGTGGCGTGAGGGAAAGCGAACAGGGTTTCGAACGGCCGGTGGGCGAGGTGATGAACCGGAACTTCCCCAGTGTGTCGGTGGATCTGCCGATGATCCAGTTGGCCGAACGCCTGGAAATCGATACCGCCCTGGCGGTGGTTCGCGACAGCCACTTCCTGGGCATGGTGACCCGCAGCGACCTCCTCGGCTATTTGCGCCGGGGCAAGCAAATCGAGCAGTAA
- the gatB gene encoding Asp-tRNA(Asn)/Glu-tRNA(Gln) amidotransferase subunit GatB: MFIMEWETVIGLEVHAQLQTRSKIFSGSSTAYGAEPNTQASLIDLGYPGMLPVLNKEAVRMAVKLGLAIGAKVSERSVFARKNYFYPDLPKGYQISQYELPVVYEGSMDIELDDGSTKTIGVTRAHLEEDAGKSLHEGFETMTGIDLNRAGTPLLEIVSEPDLRSPKEAVAYMKKLHSLVRYLEICDGNMQEGSFRCDANVSVRPKGQKEFGTRTEIKNVNSFRFVEKAIEYEVERQIDLLESGGTVVQETRLYDPGKGETRSMRTKEEANDYRYFPDPDLLPLEIESSFVETVRADLPELPDEKKARFQGDYGLNAYDAGVLTATREMGDFYEAVVKASGGDPKLAANWVMGDFSGFMNKDGVELEAAPVTAEGLAGLIKRIEDKTISGKIAKDVFEAMWNGEGDADTIIDKKGLKQITDSSAIEPIIDEVIANNPEQLEQYRAGKDKLFGFFVGQVMKASKGKANPQQVNELLKKKL; this comes from the coding sequence ATTTTCATTATGGAATGGGAAACCGTTATCGGTCTCGAGGTTCACGCCCAGCTGCAGACCCGGAGCAAGATCTTTTCCGGCAGCTCCACGGCATACGGGGCGGAACCGAACACGCAGGCCTCACTGATCGACCTGGGCTACCCCGGCATGTTGCCCGTGCTCAACAAGGAAGCGGTTCGAATGGCCGTCAAGCTGGGCCTGGCCATTGGTGCGAAGGTTTCGGAGCGGTCGGTCTTCGCCCGCAAGAACTACTTCTACCCGGATCTGCCCAAGGGTTATCAGATCAGTCAGTACGAACTGCCGGTGGTGTATGAAGGCAGCATGGACATCGAGCTGGATGACGGCAGCACCAAGACAATCGGCGTCACCCGTGCACACCTGGAAGAAGATGCCGGCAAGTCCCTGCATGAAGGGTTTGAGACCATGACCGGTATCGACCTCAACCGTGCCGGCACGCCGCTGCTGGAAATCGTCTCGGAACCGGATCTTCGTTCACCGAAGGAAGCTGTGGCTTACATGAAGAAGCTGCACTCCCTGGTGCGCTACCTGGAAATCTGTGACGGCAACATGCAGGAAGGCTCCTTCCGCTGTGATGCCAATGTCTCGGTGCGGCCGAAAGGCCAGAAGGAGTTCGGCACCCGCACCGAGATCAAGAACGTCAATTCCTTCCGCTTCGTGGAGAAGGCGATCGAATACGAGGTGGAACGCCAGATCGACTTGCTGGAGTCCGGTGGCACCGTGGTTCAGGAAACCCGTCTCTATGATCCGGGCAAGGGTGAAACCCGCTCCATGCGAACCAAGGAAGAAGCCAACGATTACCGCTATTTCCCGGATCCGGATCTGCTGCCGCTGGAAATTGAATCGTCCTTCGTGGAGACCGTGCGCGCTGATCTGCCGGAATTGCCGGACGAGAAGAAGGCTCGATTCCAGGGAGACTATGGCCTCAATGCCTACGATGCCGGTGTGCTCACCGCCACCCGTGAGATGGGTGATTTCTATGAGGCCGTGGTCAAGGCCAGTGGCGGCGATCCCAAGCTGGCCGCCAACTGGGTCATGGGTGACTTTTCCGGTTTCATGAACAAGGATGGAGTGGAGCTGGAGGCAGCGCCGGTGACGGCCGAAGGCCTGGCCGGCCTGATCAAGCGCATCGAGGACAAGACGATTTCGGGCAAGATTGCCAAGGACGTCTTCGAAGCCATGTGGAACGGTGAAGGCGATGCCGACACCATCATCGACAAGAAGGGCCTGAAGCAGATCACGGACAGCTCGGCCATCGAGCCCATCATTGACGAGGTAATCGCCAACAATCCCGAGCAGCTCGAACAGTACCGTGCCGGCAAGGACAAGCTGTTCGGCTTCTTCGTCGGGCAGGTCATGAAGGCCAGCAAGGGCAAGGCAAACCCGCAGCAGGTCAATGAACTGCTGAAGAAGAAACTCTGA
- a CDS encoding vWA domain-containing protein — protein sequence MHAVYALIKYFKIFPTGNWEQKVMNKHLIAAVAVAGTFALGGCFSSSSDDPNHIEGQLLAPAGTLDGDGDGDGSGMMGHRPASLRPTAGGSILAAAGNCADVPGGYEALADATIEFLDDSGVVTGEAIEADECGEFSANPPADAVAIRATRDGFRPIEAEVANFRSGGAGYASTIPSNWSYRIGSMQVQSDGRVAFTLVDDQRGLAVIGLPPRTVEALVNQTQVTTGSLTSSAATQEAASVSVVLDASGSMYQWAYTDEDTGESFDRFQLTTLATHEFLDIRGANDEVSFTIFDGSVHLINDEWIEQNWTLEDNQGSEIDFTFSASGFASDEAPLRLITDAFNPHSGIWLNNTDPQTIADEPHAATPDLQIANWYNWGGMTALYDAVDAGLDVLEDADNERKILVTMGDGGDNSSIETNKQEVIDRANALGIPVLSIGLAVSGSAEDNLRDLGIDTGGDYFSVDDIDISDAFVSIQSGIRFQYLLELPGVSLSAGDILTLRIDYNGVVTERDYTVPDSP from the coding sequence ATGCATGCCGTCTATGCACTCATCAAATACTTCAAAATTTTCCCGACAGGGAATTGGGAGCAAAAGGTTATGAACAAACATCTGATCGCGGCGGTTGCCGTCGCAGGCACATTCGCTTTGGGAGGCTGCTTCAGCAGCAGCTCTGACGACCCGAACCACATTGAGGGCCAACTTCTCGCACCGGCGGGAACCCTGGATGGTGACGGTGATGGGGATGGATCGGGCATGATGGGTCATCGCCCTGCATCACTGCGTCCAACCGCTGGCGGCAGCATCCTTGCTGCGGCCGGAAATTGCGCGGACGTTCCAGGTGGCTACGAGGCACTGGCCGATGCCACCATCGAGTTCCTGGACGACAGCGGTGTCGTGACCGGCGAAGCGATTGAAGCCGATGAGTGTGGGGAATTCAGCGCCAACCCGCCGGCCGATGCTGTTGCCATTCGCGCAACCCGCGATGGCTTCCGTCCGATTGAAGCGGAAGTCGCCAACTTTCGAAGTGGCGGGGCGGGCTATGCATCCACAATCCCATCCAACTGGAGTTACCGCATCGGTTCGATGCAGGTACAGAGTGATGGACGCGTCGCCTTCACCCTGGTCGATGACCAGCGCGGGCTGGCCGTCATCGGACTGCCGCCCCGTACAGTGGAGGCCCTGGTCAACCAGACACAGGTCACGACCGGTAGCCTGACCAGTAGCGCGGCCACACAGGAAGCGGCTTCAGTATCCGTTGTGCTTGACGCCAGTGGTTCCATGTATCAGTGGGCCTATACCGATGAAGATACCGGTGAAAGCTTCGACCGCTTCCAGTTGACCACATTGGCCACCCACGAGTTTCTCGATATTCGTGGCGCCAACGATGAAGTCAGCTTCACGATTTTCGATGGCTCGGTGCACCTCATCAATGATGAGTGGATCGAGCAGAACTGGACACTCGAGGATAACCAGGGATCGGAGATTGACTTCACCTTCAGCGCCTCCGGGTTCGCCTCGGATGAAGCGCCACTGCGTCTGATCACGGACGCGTTCAACCCGCACTCCGGCATCTGGCTGAACAACACGGATCCTCAGACCATCGCCGATGAGCCACACGCGGCTACTCCGGATCTTCAGATCGCGAACTGGTACAACTGGGGCGGCATGACTGCTCTATACGATGCCGTCGACGCCGGCCTTGATGTACTTGAAGATGCGGACAATGAACGCAAGATTCTGGTGACCATGGGTGATGGTGGCGACAACAGCTCCATTGAAACCAACAAGCAAGAAGTCATCGATCGCGCCAACGCACTCGGCATTCCGGTTCTTTCCATCGGCCTGGCCGTCAGCGGATCCGCGGAAGACAATCTGCGTGATCTGGGGATTGACACGGGCGGCGATTACTTCTCGGTTGATGACATCGATATCTCTGATGCCTTCGTCAGCATTCAGAGTGGCATCCGCTTTCAATATCTCCTTGAGCTTCCGGGCGTGAGCCTTTCCGCCGGGGATATCCTGACTCTGCGCATTGACTATAACGGTGTCGTGACTGAACGGGATTACACGGTTCCCGACAGTCCCTGA